A part of Chiloscyllium punctatum isolate Juve2018m chromosome 27, sChiPun1.3, whole genome shotgun sequence genomic DNA contains:
- the znf593 gene encoding zinc finger protein 593, with protein MTRSKRIRNHNSDKKKSISKQWKTKRRTKDLDQIHEDMKPENADKLLHQEIDYDAIGNAQFYCLHCARYFIDQRSLKEHFKTKVHKRRLKQLSEEPYTQEEAERAAGMGSYIPAKKVKVETQAIEEEMKIS; from the exons ATGACTCGGTCGAAGAGGATACGGAATCACAACAGTGACAAAAAGAAAAGTATATCAAAGCAATGGAAAACAAAAAGGCGAACAAAAGATTTAGATCAAATTCATGAAGATATGAAACCTGAAAATGCAGACAAATTATTGCATCAGGAAATAGATTATGATGCCATAGGAAATGCACAATTCTACTGCTTACACTGCGC GCGGTACTTCATTGATCAAAGAAGTCTCAAAGagcattttaaaacaaaagttcACAAACGAAG ACTAAAACAGTTAAGCGAAGAGCCCTACACTCAGGAAGAAGCAGAACGAGCAGCAGGAATGGGATCCTATATACCAGCAAAGAAAGTCAAAGTTGAGACTCAGGCAATAGAAGAAGAAATGAAAATATCATAA